One genomic segment of Helicobacter pylori NQ4053 includes these proteins:
- the galE gene encoding UDP-glucose 4-epimerase GalE, whose protein sequence is MALLFTGACGYIGSHTARAFLEKTKENIIIVDDLSTGFLEHIKVLERYYPNRVTFIQANLNETHKLDAFLNKQQLKDSIEAILHFGAKISVEESTRLPLEYYTNNTLNTLELVKLCLKHAIKRFIFSSTAVVYGESSSSLNEESPLKPINPYGASKMMSERILLDTSKIADFKCVILRYFNVAGACMHNDYTTPYTLGQRTLNATHLIKIACECAVGKRKKMGIFGTNYPTRDGTCIRDYIHVDDLANAHLASYQTLLEKNKSEIYNVGYNQGHSVKEVIKKVKEISNNDFLVEILDKRQGDPASLIANNAKILQNTTFKPLYNNLDTIIKSALDWEEHLLKFQ, encoded by the coding sequence ATGGCATTATTATTCACAGGGGCGTGCGGGTATATAGGCTCGCATACCGCAAGGGCGTTTTTAGAAAAAACCAAAGAAAATATCATTATTGTAGATGACTTAAGCACCGGTTTTTTAGAGCATATCAAAGTGTTAGAGCGTTACTACCCTAATAGGGTTACTTTTATTCAAGCGAATTTGAATGAAACGCACAAATTAGACGCCTTTTTGAATAAGCAACAGCTAAAAGACTCTATTGAAGCTATTTTGCATTTTGGGGCTAAAATCTCAGTAGAAGAATCCACGCGCTTGCCTTTAGAATACTACACCAACAACACGCTCAACACTTTAGAGCTTGTCAAACTTTGTTTAAAACATGCAATCAAGCGTTTTATTTTTTCTTCTACGGCCGTGGTTTATGGCGAATCTAGTTCAAGCTTGAACGAAGAAAGCCCCTTAAAACCCATTAATCCTTATGGAGCGTCTAAAATGATGAGCGAAAGGATTTTGTTGGACACTTCTAAAATAGCGGATTTTAAATGCGTTATTTTGCGCTATTTCAATGTGGCTGGGGCATGCATGCATAATGATTATACCACGCCTTACACGCTAGGGCAGCGCACGCTTAACGCCACGCATTTGATCAAAATTGCATGCGAATGCGCGGTGGGGAAAAGGAAAAAAATGGGGATTTTTGGCACTAACTACCCCACAAGAGACGGCACTTGCATTAGGGATTATATCCATGTAGATGATTTGGCTAACGCGCATTTAGCGAGCTATCAAACCCTTTTAGAAAAAAATAAGAGCGAGATCTATAATGTCGGCTACAATCAAGGCCATAGCGTGAAAGAAGTGATAAAAAAGGTTAAAGAAATCTCAAACAACGATTTTTTAGTGGAAATTTTAGACAAACGACAGGGCGATCCAGCAAGCCTTATTGCCAATAACGCTAAAATCTTACAAAACACCACCTTCAAACCCCTTTATAACAACCTAGACACCATTATCAAAAGCGCTCTAGATTGGGAAGAACACCTTTTGAAATTTCAATAA
- a CDS encoding SDR family oxidoreductase: MAHILVSGATSGFGLEIAKAFLQKSHVVFGTGRRKENLQKLQLAYPKHFIPLCFDLQNKLETKRAIETIFSMTDRIDALINNAGLALGLNKAYECELDDWEIMIDTNIKGLLYLTRLILPSMIEHDQGTIINLGSIAGTYPYPGGNVYGASKAFVKQFSLNLRADLAGTNIRVSNVEPGLCGETEFSMVRFKGDKIKAQSVYENTLYLKPQDIANIVLWIYEQPSHVNINRIEIMPTSQTFAPLPTHKNP; encoded by the coding sequence ATGGCGCACATTTTAGTTAGCGGGGCGACTTCAGGGTTTGGGTTAGAAATCGCTAAAGCGTTTTTACAAAAAAGCCATGTGGTTTTTGGCACAGGGAGGCGAAAAGAGAATTTGCAAAAATTACAGCTCGCTTATCCCAAGCATTTCATTCCCCTGTGTTTTGATCTTCAAAACAAGCTTGAAACTAAGCGGGCGATAGAGACTATTTTTTCCATGACGGATCGCATTGACGCTTTAATCAATAACGCCGGCTTAGCGCTAGGCTTGAACAAGGCTTATGAATGCGAGTTAGACGACTGGGAAATCATGATAGACACGAATATCAAGGGGTTGTTGTATCTCACTCGTTTGATCTTGCCCTCTATGATAGAGCATGACCAAGGGACTATCATCAATCTTGGCTCTATCGCTGGCACTTACCCCTATCCTGGTGGGAATGTCTATGGAGCGAGCAAGGCGTTTGTGAAACAATTTTCTTTAAATTTGCGAGCGGATTTGGCTGGCACTAACATTAGAGTGAGTAATGTTGAACCCGGTTTGTGTGGCGAAACCGAATTCAGCATGGTGCGCTTTAAAGGCGATAAAATCAAAGCCCAATCTGTCTATGAAAACACCCTTTACCTTAAGCCACAAGATATTGCTAACATCGTGCTATGGATTTACGAACAACCCTCGCATGTCAATATCAACCGCATAGAAATCATGCCCACAAGCCAAACTTTCGCTCCCCTACCCACCCATAAAAACCCTTAA
- the hcpC gene encoding Sel1-like repeat protein HcpC encodes MLENVKKSLFRVLCLGALCLGGLMAEQDPKELVGLGAKSYKEQDFTQAKKYFEKACDLKENSGCFNLGVLYYQGQGVEKNLKKAAQFYAKACDLNYSNGCHLLGNLYYSGQGVSQNTNKALQYYSKACDLKYAEGCASLGGIYHDGKVVTRDFKKAVEYFAKACDLNDGDGCTILGSLYDAGRGTPKDLKKALASYDKACDLKDSPGCFNAGNMYHHGEGAAKNFKEALARYSKACELENGGGCFNLGAMQYNGEGVTRNEKQAIENFKKGCKLGAKGACDILKQLKIKV; translated from the coding sequence ATGTTAGAAAATGTCAAAAAATCCCTTTTTAGGGTTTTGTGTTTGGGTGCGTTGTGTTTAGGGGGGCTAATGGCAGAGCAAGACCCTAAAGAGCTTGTGGGTTTGGGTGCAAAGAGCTACAAAGAGCAAGATTTCACTCAAGCGAAGAAATATTTTGAAAAAGCGTGCGATCTGAAAGAAAATAGCGGGTGTTTTAATTTAGGGGTGCTTTATTATCAAGGGCAAGGGGTGGAAAAAAATTTGAAAAAAGCCGCTCAATTTTACGCTAAGGCTTGCGATTTGAATTATAGCAATGGGTGTCATTTGCTAGGGAATTTATATTACAGCGGGCAAGGCGTGTCCCAAAACACCAACAAAGCCTTACAATACTACTCTAAAGCGTGCGATTTGAAATACGCTGAAGGGTGCGCGAGCTTAGGGGGGATCTATCATGATGGTAAAGTGGTAACTAGGGATTTTAAAAAAGCGGTGGAATATTTCGCTAAAGCTTGCGATTTGAACGATGGCGATGGTTGCACGATATTAGGGAGCTTGTATGATGCAGGCAGAGGCACGCCTAAAGACTTGAAAAAAGCACTCGCTTCGTATGATAAAGCTTGCGACTTAAAAGACAGCCCAGGGTGCTTTAACGCAGGGAACATGTATCATCATGGCGAAGGCGCGGCGAAGAATTTTAAAGAGGCTCTCGCTCGTTATTCTAAGGCATGCGAGTTGGAAAATGGCGGAGGGTGTTTCAATTTAGGGGCTATGCAATACAATGGCGAAGGCGTAACAAGGAATGAAAAGCAAGCCATAGAAAACTTTAAAAAAGGCTGTAAATTAGGCGCTAAAGGGGCATGCGATATTCTCAAGCAGCTTAAAATCAAAGTTTAG
- a CDS encoding bifunctional 4-hydroxy-2-oxoglutarate aldolase/2-dehydro-3-deoxy-phosphogluconate aldolase, translated as MQDKIIEVLQISPIVPVVVIEDLNDAVPLAQSLIEGGIPIIEVTLRSSCALEAIELIAKNVPKMRVGAGTILNLTQLEQAQNRGAEFLISPGLTIKLLEHAKKKGMPLIPGVSSSSEVMQALELGYHALKFFPAEYCGGVKLLNAFNGPFKGVKFCPTGGISVDNMRSYLALENVVCVGGSWLTPKDLIQNKEWDKITEICKRALALR; from the coding sequence ATGCAAGATAAAATAATAGAAGTTTTACAAATCAGCCCCATTGTCCCTGTGGTGGTGATTGAGGATTTAAACGACGCTGTGCCTTTAGCGCAAAGCCTGATAGAGGGGGGTATTCCAATCATAGAAGTAACTTTGCGCTCCAGTTGCGCTTTAGAAGCCATAGAGCTTATCGCTAAGAATGTACCAAAAATGCGCGTGGGAGCTGGCACGATACTCAATCTCACTCAATTAGAGCAAGCGCAAAATAGGGGGGCAGAGTTTTTGATTAGCCCGGGCCTTACGATAAAGCTTTTAGAACACGCAAAGAAAAAAGGCATGCCTTTAATACCTGGGGTTTCTAGCAGTAGTGAAGTCATGCAAGCCTTAGAATTGGGTTATCACGCTTTGAAATTTTTCCCGGCAGAGTATTGCGGGGGCGTTAAACTTTTAAACGCTTTTAATGGCCCTTTTAAAGGGGTGAAATTTTGCCCCACTGGGGGGATTAGCGTGGATAACATGCGTTCTTATTTGGCTTTGGAAAATGTTGTGTGCGTGGGGGGGAGCTGGCTTACCCCTAAAGATTTAATTCAAAACAAAGAGTGGGATAAAATCACAGAAATTTGTAAGAGGGCGTTAGCTTTAAGATAA
- the edd gene encoding phosphogluconate dehydratase, with protein MPKHSLEQIKEKITERSKKTRELYLENIFNPKNQPKIESLGCANIAHVTASMPEHLKMPLGSHKRKHFAIITAYNDMLSAHQPFKNYPDWIKKELQEHNAYASVASGVPAMCDGITQGYDGMELSLFSRDVIALSTAVGLSHNVFDGAFFLGVCDKIVPGLLIGALSFGNLASVFVPSGPMVSGIENYKKAKARQDFAMGKINREELLKVEMQSYHDVGTCTFYGTANSNQMMMEFMGLHVANSSFINPNNPLRKVLVEESAKRLASGKVLPLAKLIDEKSILNALIGLMATGGSTNHTLHLIAIARSCGVILNWDDFDAVSNLIPLLAKVYPNGSADVNAFEACGGLAFVIKELLKEGLLFEDTHTIMDTETQKGMQNYTKTPFLENDQLVYKDAINHSLNTDILRPVSEPFAANGGLKILKGNLGRAVIKISAIKDEHRKVKARAIVFKTQSEFLERFKNKELERDFVAVLPFQGPKSNGMPELHKLTTNLGALQDMGYKVALVTDGRMSGASGKVPSAIHLSPEGALNGAIIKIKDGDWIELDAPNNALNVLEKDFENRGINPLFLETLENLEKPTFGLGRELFTSLRLNVNTAEEGGMSFGIKV; from the coding sequence ATGCCTAAGCATTCTTTAGAACAAATCAAAGAAAAAATTACAGAGCGTAGCAAAAAAACCAGAGAGCTTTATTTGGAAAATATCTTTAACCCTAAAAACCAGCCCAAGATTGAGAGTTTGGGTTGCGCGAATATTGCGCATGTTACAGCGAGCATGCCAGAGCATTTAAAGATGCCTTTAGGTTCGCATAAAAGAAAGCATTTTGCGATCATCACCGCTTATAACGATATGCTTTCAGCCCACCAACCTTTTAAAAATTACCCTGACTGGATTAAAAAAGAATTGCAAGAGCATAACGCCTATGCGAGCGTCGCTAGTGGGGTGCCAGCGATGTGTGATGGTATCACGCAAGGTTATGATGGCATGGAATTGAGCTTATTCAGTAGAGATGTGATTGCCTTAAGCACCGCCGTAGGGTTAAGCCATAATGTTTTTGACGGGGCGTTTTTTTTAGGCGTGTGCGATAAAATCGTGCCAGGCTTGCTTATAGGAGCGTTAAGTTTTGGGAATTTAGCGAGCGTGTTTGTGCCAAGCGGGCCTATGGTGAGCGGAATAGAAAATTATAAAAAAGCCAAAGCGCGCCAAGATTTTGCAATGGGAAAAATCAACAGAGAAGAGCTTTTAAAAGTGGAAATGCAAAGCTATCATGATGTGGGTACTTGCACTTTTTATGGCACGGCTAATTCTAATCAAATGATGATGGAGTTTATGGGGTTGCATGTGGCTAATTCTAGTTTTATCAACCCTAACAACCCCTTACGGAAGGTTTTAGTAGAAGAGAGCGCCAAAAGATTAGCGAGCGGGAAGGTTCTGCCTTTAGCCAAACTCATTGATGAAAAAAGCATTCTTAACGCTCTCATAGGCTTAATGGCAACCGGAGGTTCTACTAACCACACTTTGCATTTGATCGCTATCGCTAGATCGTGTGGGGTGATCCTCAATTGGGACGATTTTGACGCAGTCTCTAATCTCATACCCCTTTTAGCTAAAGTCTATCCTAACGGATCAGCGGATGTGAACGCTTTTGAAGCGTGTGGGGGATTAGCGTTTGTGATCAAGGAATTGTTAAAAGAGGGGCTTTTATTTGAAGACACTCATACCATCATGGATACAGAAACGCAAAAAGGCATGCAAAATTACACCAAAACCCCCTTTTTAGAAAACGACCAATTGGTGTATAAAGACGCCATCAATCATAGCCTGAATACGGATATTTTACGCCCTGTGAGTGAGCCTTTCGCCGCTAATGGGGGGCTTAAAATTTTGAAGGGTAATTTGGGGCGGGCCGTGATTAAAATTTCAGCCATTAAAGATGAGCACAGGAAAGTCAAGGCCAGAGCGATTGTTTTTAAAACCCAAAGCGAATTTTTAGAACGCTTTAAAAATAAAGAATTAGAAAGGGACTTTGTGGCGGTCTTGCCTTTCCAAGGGCCTAAGTCTAACGGCATGCCAGAATTGCACAAACTCACCACGAATTTAGGGGCTTTGCAGGATATGGGCTATAAGGTTGCGCTGGTTACGGATGGACGCATGAGCGGGGCGAGCGGGAAAGTGCCTAGCGCGATCCATTTAAGCCCTGAGGGAGCGTTAAACGGGGCGATCATTAAGATTAAAGATGGCGATTGGATAGAATTAGACGCTCCTAATAACGCTTTGAATGTGCTTGAAAAGGATTTTGAAAATAGAGGCATCAACCCTTTGTTTTTAGAAACCTTGGAAAATTTAGAAAAGCCTACTTTTGGGCTGGGTAGGGAATTATTTACAAGCTTGAGATTGAATGTTAATACGGCTGAAGAGGGTGGCATGAGTTTTGGCATAAAGGTATAA
- a CDS encoding glucose-6-phosphate dehydrogenase — MLDFDLVLFGATGDLAMRKLFVSLYEIYTHYGFKKDSKIIASGRKELSNEEFLTLLCEKTQLHSREKGEEFLAHISYFCVRLDNPKDFGELSKIATNNKPLIFYFSISPSFFATTAQNLAQNALNHANTRLILEKPLGHDLKTCKEIFQSISAFFKEEQIFRIDHYLGKKGVQNILELRLNNPILSILWDQISAVEICVYETLGVEERGEFYDKIGALRDMVQNHLLQVLSLIATDLPNDLKDLRKEKIKVLKTLQPPKDFKKQVIRAQYQGYRDENKVNKESQTETFVAIKAFLDTPKFKGVPFYIKHAKKMPHNQASVKIHFNAVNTLEFFLSQDKITLTLKDHQNPLILETHNKQEFLQPYAKLLYDAIQNNHNNFAHQLELEASWVFIDTLIEGFINNATPLYSYESHNLNELEFLKPLYQ; from the coding sequence ATGCTAGATTTTGATTTGGTTCTTTTTGGCGCGACTGGGGATTTAGCCATGCGAAAGCTCTTTGTTTCGCTCTATGAAATTTATACCCATTATGGTTTTAAAAAAGATTCTAAAATTATCGCATCGGGGCGTAAGGAGCTATCCAATGAAGAATTTTTAACGCTTCTTTGCGAAAAAACGCAGTTGCATTCAAGAGAAAAGGGTGAGGAATTTTTAGCCCATATCAGTTATTTTTGCGTTCGTTTGGATAACCCTAAAGACTTTGGAGAATTGAGTAAAATCGCTACAAACAATAAGCCCTTGATTTTCTACTTTTCTATCTCGCCTAGTTTTTTTGCAACGACCGCTCAAAATTTGGCCCAAAATGCGCTCAATCACGCTAACACTCGCTTGATTTTAGAAAAACCCTTAGGGCATGATTTAAAGACTTGTAAAGAGATTTTCCAAAGCATTAGCGCTTTTTTTAAAGAAGAGCAAATTTTTAGAATCGATCATTATTTAGGGAAAAAGGGCGTTCAAAATATCCTTGAATTGCGCCTGAATAACCCTATCTTAAGCATTTTATGGGATCAAATCAGTGCGGTTGAAATCTGTGTGTATGAGACTTTAGGGGTGGAAGAAAGGGGCGAATTTTACGATAAAATCGGGGCTTTAAGGGATATGGTTCAAAACCATCTCTTGCAAGTTTTATCCCTTATCGCTACAGATTTACCCAACGATTTAAAGGATTTGAGGAAAGAAAAAATCAAAGTTTTAAAAACCTTACAACCCCCAAAAGATTTTAAAAAACAGGTCATTCGGGCCCAATATCAAGGCTATAGAGATGAAAATAAGGTTAATAAAGAGAGCCAGACAGAGACTTTTGTCGCTATTAAAGCCTTTTTGGATACGCCTAAATTTAAAGGCGTGCCTTTCTATATTAAGCACGCTAAAAAAATGCCCCACAACCAAGCGAGCGTGAAAATCCATTTTAACGCAGTCAATACGCTAGAATTTTTCCTCTCTCAAGATAAAATCACCCTCACCCTAAAAGATCATCAAAACCCCCTTATTTTAGAAACCCATAACAAACAAGAATTTTTACAGCCCTATGCTAAGTTGCTCTATGATGCGATACAAAATAACCACAATAATTTCGCCCACCAATTGGAATTAGAAGCGTCATGGGTGTTTATTGACACGCTCATAGAGGGTTTTATCAATAACGCCACGCCCTTATACTCCTATGAAAGCCATAATTTAAACGAATTAGAATTTTTAAAACCACTCTATCAATAA
- the pgl gene encoding 6-phosphogluconolactonase has translation MGYQLFEFENLKDCHRALTERFKEFFNAALKKHHQVSIAFSGGRSPISLLQKLSVLDLKWHACLISLVDERIIDTSHKDSNTKLLHDYLLQNNALKASFTPLLPKKISSDTNELFHFANQHFKQPHLAILGMGTDGHTASLFPETSAFLNEEKENIVLTKPINAPYERLSMSINALENCEKLFLSISGVEKREVLEKALKENAPYSLPIARILHSKKVTTEVFYAKN, from the coding sequence ATGGGTTATCAATTGTTTGAATTTGAAAATTTGAAAGATTGCCACAGGGCTTTAACAGAGCGTTTTAAAGAATTTTTTAACGCCGCTTTAAAAAAGCATCATCAAGTTTCTATCGCTTTTTCTGGAGGCCGTTCGCCCATTAGCTTGTTGCAAAAATTGAGCGTTTTAGATCTCAAATGGCATGCGTGTTTAATCAGTTTAGTAGATGAACGCATTATAGACACAAGCCACAAGGATAGCAACACCAAATTATTGCATGATTACTTGTTGCAAAATAACGCCTTAAAAGCTTCTTTCACCCCGCTTTTGCCCAAAAAGATTTCTAGCGATACAAACGAACTTTTTCATTTTGCTAACCAGCATTTCAAACAGCCCCATTTAGCCATTTTGGGCATGGGGACTGATGGGCATACGGCTAGCCTTTTTCCCGAAACGAGCGCTTTTTTAAACGAAGAAAAAGAAAATATCGTTTTGACTAAGCCAATTAACGCTCCTTATGAGCGCCTGAGCATGTCTATCAACGCCTTAGAAAATTGCGAAAAACTTTTCTTAAGCATTAGCGGAGTAGAAAAAAGGGAGGTTTTAGAAAAGGCTTTAAAAGAAAACGCCCCCTATTCTCTGCCGATTGCTCGGATTTTACATTCTAAAAAAGTTACCACGGAGGTGTTTTATGCCAAAAACTGA
- a CDS encoding glucokinase, which produces MPKTETYPRLLADIGGTNARFGLEVAPRQIECIEVLRCEDFESLSDAVRFYLSKCKESLKLHPIYGSFAVATPIMGDFVQMTNNHWTFSIETTRQCLTLKKLLVINDFVAQAYAISAMQENDLAQIGGIKCEINAPKAILGPGTGLGVSTLIQNSDGSLKVLPGEGGHVSFAPFDDLEILVWQYARSKFNHVSAERFLSGSGLVLIYEALSKRKGLEKVAKLSKAELTPQIISERALNGDYPICRLTLDTFCSMLGTLAADVALTLGARGGVYLCGGIIPRFIDYFKTSPFRARFETKGRMGAFLASIPVHVVLKKTPGLDGAGIALENYLLHDKI; this is translated from the coding sequence ATGCCAAAAACTGAAACTTACCCAAGACTCTTAGCCGATATTGGCGGCACGAACGCGCGCTTTGGTTTGGAAGTCGCCCCACGACAGATTGAATGCATTGAAGTCTTGCGGTGCGAAGATTTTGAAAGCTTGAGCGATGCGGTGCGGTTTTACCTTTCTAAATGCAAAGAAAGCCTTAAACTGCACCCTATTTATGGCTCTTTTGCTGTGGCTACGCCCATTATGGGGGATTTTGTCCAAATGACTAACAACCATTGGACTTTTTCTATTGAAACGACACGGCAATGTTTGACTTTAAAAAAATTGCTTGTCATCAATGATTTTGTCGCGCAAGCCTATGCCATTAGCGCGATGCAAGAAAACGATCTGGCCCAAATAGGCGGGATTAAGTGCGAGATCAACGCCCCTAAAGCGATTTTAGGGCCAGGAACCGGGCTTGGGGTAAGCACTCTTATCCAAAATAGCGATGGCTCTTTGAAAGTCTTGCCCGGCGAAGGAGGGCATGTGAGCTTTGCCCCTTTTGATGATTTAGAAATTTTAGTGTGGCAATACGCCCGCTCTAAATTCAACCATGTGAGCGCGGAAAGGTTTTTGAGCGGGAGCGGTCTGGTGCTGATTTATGAAGCCCTGTCTAAACGCAAAGGCTTAGAAAAAGTGGCGAAGTTAAGCAAGGCTGAATTAACCCCGCAAATCATTAGCGAACGCGCTTTGAATGGGGATTACCCTATATGCCGATTGACCTTGGACACTTTTTGCTCCATGCTTGGCACGCTCGCTGCTGATGTGGCTCTCACTTTGGGGGCTAGAGGGGGCGTGTATTTGTGTGGGGGGATTATCCCACGATTCATTGATTATTTTAAAACTTCGCCCTTTAGAGCGCGTTTTGAAACGAAAGGGCGCATGGGAGCGTTTCTCGCTTCTATCCCTGTGCATGTCGTGCTGAAAAAAACTCCCGGACTTGATGGGGCAGGCATTGCGTTAGAGAATTACTTACTGCATGATAAAATTTAG
- a CDS encoding NAD(P)-dependent alcohol dehydrogenase produces the protein MRVPSKGFAIFSKDGHFKPHDFSRHAVGPKDVLIDILYAGICHSDIHSAYSEWKEGIYPMVPGHEIAGVIKEVGKEVKKFKVGDVVGVGCFVNSCKACKPCKEHQEQFCAKVVFTYDCLDSFHGNEPHMGGYSNNIVVDENYVISVDKSAPLEKVAPLLCAGITTYSPLKFSKVTKGTKVGVAGFGGLGSMAVKYAVAMGAEVSVFARNEHKKQDALSMGVKHFYTDPKQCKEELDFIISTIPTHYNLKDYLKLLTYSGELALVGLPPVEVAPALNVFEFIHLGNRKVYGSLIGGIKETQEMMDFSIKHNIYPEIDLILGKDIDTAYHNLTHGKAKFRYVIDMKKSFD, from the coding sequence ATGAGAGTTCCATCTAAAGGTTTTGCTATTTTTTCTAAAGACGGGCATTTCAAGCCCCATGATTTTAGCCGCCATGCTGTAGGCCCTAAAGATGTGCTGATTGACATTCTTTATGCAGGGATTTGCCATAGCGATATTCATAGCGCTTATAGCGAATGGAAAGAAGGCATTTACCCTATGGTTCCTGGGCATGAAATTGCTGGGGTCATCAAAGAAGTGGGTAAGGAAGTTAAGAAATTTAAGGTTGGCGATGTGGTGGGCGTGGGCTGTTTTGTCAATTCATGTAAGGCGTGTAAGCCCTGTAAAGAACACCAAGAGCAATTTTGCGCCAAAGTGGTATTTACTTATGATTGTTTGGATTCTTTCCATGGCAACGAACCCCACATGGGCGGATACTCTAATAATATTGTCGTGGATGAAAACTATGTGATTAGCGTGGATAAAAGCGCTCCTTTAGAAAAAGTAGCCCCCTTGCTTTGCGCGGGCATCACCACTTATTCGCCCTTAAAATTTTCTAAGGTTACTAAAGGCACAAAAGTTGGCGTCGCTGGGTTTGGCGGGCTAGGAAGCATGGCGGTTAAATACGCTGTGGCTATGGGGGCTGAAGTGAGCGTTTTTGCAAGAAACGAACACAAAAAGCAGGACGCTTTAAGCATGGGAGTTAAACATTTCTACACGGACCCCAAACAATGCAAAGAAGAATTGGATTTTATCATTTCAACCATTCCTACCCATTATAATTTAAAAGACTACCTCAAGCTCTTAACTTATAGTGGCGAATTAGCCCTTGTAGGGCTCCCTCCTGTAGAAGTTGCTCCAGCACTCAATGTTTTTGAATTTATCCATTTGGGCAATCGCAAGGTTTATGGCTCATTGATTGGGGGCATTAAAGAAACCCAAGAGATGATGGATTTTTCTATCAAACACAATATTTACCCTGAAATAGATTTGATTTTAGGCAAGGATATTGACACCGCTTATCATAACCTAACCCATGGGAAAGCGAAATTCCGTTATGTGATTGACATGAAAAAATCGTTTGATTAA